In the Pseudomonas orientalis genome, one interval contains:
- a CDS encoding aspartate/glutamate racemase family protein, whose protein sequence is MRILVVNVNTTESITQTIAEQARSVASPGTEIVGLTPYFGAESVEGNFESYLAAIAVMDRVMAYDQPFDAVIQAGYGEHGREGLQELLSVPVVDITEAAASTAMFLGHAYSVVTTLDRTVPLIEDRLKLAGLYQRCASVRASGMAVLELEENPLAAMEAIVRQAELAILEDKAEVICLGCGGMAGLDEQIRQRTGVPVVDGVTAAVTIAESLVRLGLSTSKVRTYATPRPKKILGWPGKFGH, encoded by the coding sequence ATGCGCATCCTCGTGGTCAACGTCAACACCACCGAATCCATCACCCAAACCATCGCTGAGCAGGCACGCAGCGTGGCCTCGCCGGGCACCGAAATTGTCGGGCTCACCCCCTACTTCGGCGCCGAGTCGGTGGAGGGCAACTTTGAAAGCTACCTGGCCGCCATCGCGGTCATGGACCGCGTAATGGCCTACGACCAGCCATTTGATGCGGTGATCCAGGCCGGCTACGGCGAGCATGGCCGCGAAGGCCTGCAGGAATTGCTCAGCGTGCCGGTGGTGGATATCACCGAGGCCGCGGCCAGCACGGCGATGTTCCTGGGCCATGCCTACTCGGTGGTGACCACCCTGGACCGCACCGTGCCACTGATCGAAGACCGGCTCAAACTCGCCGGCCTGTACCAGCGCTGCGCCTCGGTGCGGGCCAGCGGCATGGCGGTGCTGGAGCTGGAAGAAAACCCACTGGCCGCCATGGAAGCCATCGTGCGCCAGGCGGAACTGGCCATCCTTGAGGACAAGGCGGAAGTGATCTGCCTGGGCTGCGGCGGCATGGCCGGGCTGGACGAGCAGATTCGCCAGCGTACCGGGGTGCCGGTGGTGGATGGGGTGACGGCGGCGGTGACGATCGCCGAGTCGCTGGTGCGGTTGGGGTTGTCGACGTCCAAGGTCAGGACCTATGCGACACCAAGGCCGAAGAAAATCCTGGGCTGGCCCGGCAAGTTCGGCCACTGA
- the thrH gene encoding bifunctional phosphoserine phosphatase/homoserine phosphotransferase ThrH encodes MEIACLDLEGVLVPEIWIAFAEKTGIESLRATTRDIPDYDVLMQQRLRILDEHGLKLADIQQVIATLKPLDGAIEFVNWLRERFQVVILSDTFYEFSQPLMRQLGFPTLLCHRLITDESDRVVGYQLRQKDPKRQSVLAFKTLYYRVIAAGDSYNDTTMLGEADRGILFHAPDNVIREFPQFPAVHTFEDLKREFIKASNRQLSL; translated from the coding sequence GTGGAAATTGCCTGTCTCGACCTGGAAGGGGTGCTGGTTCCGGAAATCTGGATCGCCTTCGCCGAAAAAACCGGTATTGAATCCCTGCGCGCCACCACCCGCGACATTCCCGACTACGACGTGTTGATGCAGCAGCGCCTGCGTATCCTCGACGAGCATGGGCTCAAGCTTGCCGATATCCAGCAAGTCATCGCGACACTCAAGCCACTGGACGGCGCCATCGAGTTCGTCAACTGGCTGCGCGAACGCTTCCAGGTGGTGATCCTCTCCGACACCTTCTACGAATTCTCCCAGCCGCTGATGCGCCAGTTGGGCTTTCCGACCTTGCTTTGCCACCGCCTGATAACCGATGAAAGCGACCGGGTGGTCGGCTACCAACTGCGCCAGAAAGACCCCAAGCGCCAGTCGGTGCTGGCGTTCAAGACATTGTATTACCGCGTAATTGCTGCAGGTGACTCCTACAACGACACCACCATGCTGGGTGAGGCTGATCGTGGAATTCTGTTCCATGCGCCAGATAATGTGATTCGTGAATTCCCGCAGTTTCCGGCCGTGCACACATTCGAGGATTTGAAGCGGGAGTTTATCAAGGCGTCGAATCGGCAGTTGAGCCTGTAA
- a CDS encoding inactive transglutaminase family protein: MRSLTLHLKILITLLVVLGISVTAYQIFVLGIPVTEDATDDLWNIDAKVEFVANPKDPVKISMFVPPLSRDFVSLNESFISNNYGVSVNRADGNRKVTWSARRAKGNQTLYYRLVLTKRYSGEKVKIKGPTFRDSIAVEGPEKIAAEALLAPIRQHSADVETFITEAIKRTNNLSDDNVKLLLAGDPSTSHKAKIVELLLSIAHVPVEKVHTIRLVADQPQSPELWLRSFNGNDWLYFNPETGEQGLPADRLLWWTGDENLITVEGGKKAMVTFSLNNSEMNAIRLAKLTDENTDANFLEYSLYGLPLQTQQTFMIMVMIPIGVLVILILRNLIGLQTLGTFTPVLIALAFRETQLGFGIVLFTIITALGLSLRSYLEHLKLQMLPRLSVVLTFVVVLIAAISLFSHKLGLERGLSVALFPMVILTMTIERLSITWEERGANHALKVAIGTLFAASLAHIIMSVPELIYFVFTFPAILLILVGFMLAMGRYRGYRLTELVRFKAFLKADS; this comes from the coding sequence ATGCGCTCTCTGACCCTGCACCTGAAAATCCTGATCACCCTTCTGGTGGTGCTGGGTATTTCGGTCACCGCCTACCAGATCTTCGTGCTGGGCATCCCTGTCACCGAGGACGCCACCGACGACTTGTGGAACATCGACGCCAAGGTCGAGTTCGTCGCCAATCCCAAGGACCCGGTGAAGATTTCGATGTTCGTGCCACCGTTGAGCCGCGATTTCGTCAGCCTCAATGAGAGTTTTATTTCGAACAACTATGGTGTGAGCGTCAACCGCGCTGACGGCAACCGCAAGGTCACCTGGTCGGCGCGCCGCGCCAAGGGCAACCAGACGCTGTATTACCGCCTGGTGCTGACCAAGCGCTACAGCGGTGAAAAGGTCAAGATCAAGGGCCCGACCTTCCGCGACAGCATCGCCGTGGAAGGCCCGGAAAAAATCGCCGCCGAAGCCTTGCTCGCGCCGATTCGCCAGCACTCGGCGGACGTCGAGACCTTTATCACCGAAGCCATCAAGCGCACCAACAACCTCAGCGACGACAATGTGAAATTGCTGCTGGCGGGCGACCCGTCGACGTCGCACAAGGCCAAGATCGTCGAATTGCTGTTGTCCATCGCCCACGTCCCGGTGGAAAAAGTCCACACCATCCGCCTCGTCGCCGACCAGCCGCAATCGCCTGAACTGTGGTTGCGCAGCTTCAACGGCAATGACTGGCTGTACTTCAACCCGGAAACCGGTGAGCAGGGCCTGCCCGCCGACCGCCTGCTGTGGTGGACCGGCGACGAAAACCTGATCACGGTCGAAGGCGGCAAGAAAGCCATGGTCACCTTCAGCCTGAACAACAGCGAGATGAACGCCATTCGCCTGGCCAAGCTGACCGACGAAAACACCGACGCCAACTTCCTCGAATATTCGCTGTACGGCCTGCCGCTGCAGACCCAGCAGACGTTCATGATCATGGTGATGATCCCGATCGGCGTGCTGGTGATCCTGATCCTGCGCAACCTGATCGGACTGCAGACCCTCGGCACCTTTACCCCGGTACTGATTGCCCTGGCGTTTCGCGAGACGCAACTGGGTTTCGGCATTGTGCTGTTCACCATTATTACAGCGCTGGGGCTGTCGCTCAGGTCCTACCTTGAACACCTGAAGCTGCAGATGCTGCCGCGCCTGTCGGTGGTGCTGACCTTCGTGGTGGTGCTGATTGCCGCCATCAGCCTGTTCAGCCACAAGCTGGGCCTGGAGCGGGGCCTGTCGGTGGCGCTGTTCCCGATGGTGATCCTGACCATGACCATCGAACGCCTGTCGATCACCTGGGAAGAGCGCGGCGCCAACCATGCGCTGAAAGTGGCGATCGGCACGCTGTTCGCGGCCTCCCTGGCGCACATCATCATGAGCGTGCCGGAGCTGATCTACTTCGTGTTCACCTTCCCGGCGATCCTGCTGATCCTGGTGGGTTTCATGCTGGCCATGGGGCGTTATCGCGGTTATCGCCTGACCGAACTGGTCCGCTTCAAGGCGTTCCTGAAGGCTGACTCGTAA
- a CDS encoding helix-turn-helix domain-containing protein translates to MNIKPIHSQEDLAAALARVEQIWGAAIGSPEGDELEILAVLIEKYEAEHFPMPPSDPVEAIKFRMEQMGLTARDLEPFIGPSGRVSEVLNGKRKLSLAMIKRLHEGLCIPYERLLAGI, encoded by the coding sequence ATGAACATCAAACCTATTCACTCTCAGGAAGACCTGGCCGCTGCGCTCGCGCGCGTCGAGCAGATTTGGGGCGCGGCCATTGGCAGCCCCGAAGGTGACGAGCTCGAAATTCTCGCTGTCCTCATCGAGAAGTACGAGGCGGAACATTTCCCGATGCCGCCTTCGGACCCTGTGGAAGCGATCAAATTCCGCATGGAACAAATGGGCTTGACCGCCCGCGATCTTGAACCCTTTATCGGCCCCAGCGGGCGAGTTTCAGAAGTGCTCAACGGCAAGCGCAAACTGAGCCTGGCGATGATCAAACGCCTGCATGAGGGCTTGTGTATTCCTTACGAACGATTGCTGGCAGGCATTTAG
- the pabB gene encoding aminodeoxychorismate synthase component I — translation MSTCSVHPLPYRANPAEYFAAIRQAPGAVLLDSGRPAAERGRYDLLSAWPETTLAVAPDESGGSFLQRLRESLKHLGEAALPPGWELPFAGGLIGYLSYDFGRHLEHMPHLAVDDLHLPDARLGLYAWALISDHQAQTSQLVFHPALADSQRQRLIALFSRPVAASTASFKLHGPMAPDLTAEAYRQAIVRIQDYIQAGDCYQVNFAQRFRAPCAGDPWVAYCALREACPTPFSGFQSLPDHGAVLSLSPERFVRISERQVETRPIKGTRPRGLTLHEDTAHAAELLASPKDRAENLMIVDLLRNDLGRSCRIGSVKVPELFSLESYPNVHHLVSSVTGTLADDKDALDLIKGSFPGGSITGAPKIRAMQIIDELEPTRRGLYCGSLMYLDVRGEMDSSIAIRSLLVKDGQVCCWGGGGIVADSQWEAEYQESLTKVRVLLHTLEAL, via the coding sequence ATGTCGACCTGTTCCGTACATCCGCTGCCCTACCGGGCCAACCCCGCCGAGTACTTTGCGGCGATTCGTCAGGCCCCTGGCGCGGTGCTGCTCGACAGTGGCCGGCCGGCTGCCGAGCGTGGCCGTTATGATCTGCTCAGCGCCTGGCCCGAGACGACCCTGGCGGTTGCGCCTGACGAGAGCGGCGGCAGTTTCCTGCAACGCTTGCGCGAAAGCCTGAAGCACCTGGGCGAAGCGGCGTTGCCCCCCGGGTGGGAGCTGCCCTTTGCCGGCGGTTTGATCGGCTACCTGAGTTATGACTTCGGTCGACATCTGGAACACATGCCGCACCTGGCGGTAGACGACTTGCACCTGCCGGACGCGCGCTTGGGCCTGTATGCCTGGGCGCTGATCAGTGATCACCAGGCGCAGACCAGCCAGTTGGTGTTTCACCCCGCCCTGGCCGACAGTCAGCGGCAGCGCCTGATTGCCCTGTTCAGTCGGCCCGTCGCCGCGTCAACGGCCAGCTTCAAGTTGCATGGCCCAATGGCGCCGGACCTCACGGCCGAGGCGTACCGCCAGGCCATCGTGCGCATCCAGGACTACATCCAGGCCGGTGACTGCTATCAGGTCAACTTTGCCCAGCGCTTTCGCGCGCCGTGTGCCGGTGATCCCTGGGTGGCTTACTGCGCATTGCGCGAAGCGTGCCCGACGCCGTTCTCCGGATTCCAGAGCCTGCCGGATCACGGTGCGGTGTTGAGTCTTTCGCCCGAGCGTTTCGTGCGGATCAGCGAGCGCCAGGTCGAGACCCGCCCGATCAAAGGCACCCGCCCCCGTGGCCTGACACTGCACGAAGACACCGCGCACGCCGCCGAACTGTTGGCCAGCCCCAAGGATCGCGCGGAAAACCTGATGATTGTCGACCTGCTGCGCAACGACCTCGGCCGCAGTTGCCGTATCGGCTCGGTAAAGGTACCGGAGCTGTTCAGCCTGGAAAGTTACCCCAACGTGCACCACTTGGTGAGCAGCGTCACCGGCACACTGGCTGACGACAAGGATGCCCTCGACCTCATCAAAGGCAGCTTCCCCGGCGGCTCCATCACCGGCGCGCCGAAGATCCGTGCCATGCAGATCATCGACGAACTGGAACCGACCCGACGCGGCTTGTATTGCGGCTCGCTGATGTACCTGGACGTGCGCGGAGAAATGGACAGCTCCATTGCCATCCGCAGCCTGCTGGTCAAGGACGGGCAGGTGTGCTGCTGGGGCGGCGGCGGGATCGTGGCGGACTCGCAGTGGGAGGCGGAATATCAGGAGTCGCTGACGAAGGTACGGGTGTTGTTACACACCCTGGAAGCGCTCTAG
- a CDS encoding NCS1 family nucleobase:cation symporter-1: MRTSLSNNIALDLPSSALNPEAASPGPLVLSPRLHNKDLAPTKAEGRRWGRYSIFALWTNDVHNIANYSFAIGLYALGLGGWQILLSLGIGAALVYFFMNLSGYMGQKTGVPFPVISRISFGIHGAQIPALIRAVIAIAWFGIQTYLASVVFRVLLTAIHPGFADYDHNSMLGLSSLGWACFVTIWLVQLVILAYGMEMVRRYEGFAGPVILLTVASLAGWMYFQAGGHIAWSIREPLSGGEMWRNIFAGGALWLAIYGTLILNFCDFARSSPCRRTILVGNFWGLPVNILVFAAITVLLCGGQFQLNGRVIESPTEIIAAIPNTFFLVLGCLAFLIVTVAVNIMANFVAPAFVLSNLAPRYLNFRRAGLISATLAVLILPWNLYNSPLVIVYFLSGLGALLGPLYGVIMVDYWLIRKSQVDVPQLYSEDAQGVYYYSRGVNLRAVAAFVPAAVIAILLALLPGFASVSPFSWLFGAGIAGLLYLLIAKRQPFYADVSGESIAVDNVSH, translated from the coding sequence ATGCGTACAAGCCTCTCGAATAACATCGCATTGGATCTGCCCTCCTCCGCCCTCAATCCCGAGGCAGCCAGCCCCGGTCCGCTGGTGCTCAGCCCGCGCCTGCACAACAAGGACCTGGCGCCGACCAAGGCCGAAGGTCGCCGCTGGGGGCGCTACAGCATCTTTGCGCTGTGGACCAATGACGTGCATAACATCGCCAACTATTCATTCGCCATCGGCTTGTATGCATTGGGCCTGGGCGGCTGGCAGATCCTGCTGTCGTTGGGGATAGGCGCGGCACTGGTGTACTTCTTCATGAACCTGTCGGGCTACATGGGCCAGAAGACCGGCGTACCGTTCCCGGTCATCAGCCGTATCAGCTTTGGCATTCACGGCGCACAGATTCCGGCGTTGATTCGTGCGGTGATTGCGATTGCCTGGTTCGGCATCCAGACCTACCTGGCCTCAGTGGTGTTTCGCGTGCTGCTGACGGCAATTCATCCAGGCTTTGCCGACTACGATCACAACTCGATGCTTGGCCTGTCATCGCTGGGCTGGGCGTGTTTCGTGACAATCTGGCTGGTGCAATTGGTGATCCTGGCCTACGGCATGGAAATGGTACGTCGTTATGAAGGATTCGCCGGCCCGGTGATTCTGCTCACTGTGGCCTCGCTGGCCGGCTGGATGTACTTCCAGGCAGGCGGCCACATTGCCTGGTCGATCCGCGAGCCGCTGAGCGGTGGCGAGATGTGGCGCAATATCTTTGCCGGAGGCGCGCTGTGGCTGGCGATCTACGGCACCCTGATCCTCAACTTCTGCGACTTCGCACGCTCTTCGCCCTGCCGCAGGACGATCCTGGTGGGTAACTTCTGGGGCCTGCCGGTGAATATTCTGGTGTTCGCCGCCATCACCGTGCTGCTGTGCGGCGGGCAGTTCCAGCTCAATGGACGGGTGATCGAAAGTCCGACCGAAATCATCGCCGCCATTCCCAACACCTTCTTTCTGGTGCTCGGCTGCCTGGCGTTCCTGATCGTCACGGTGGCGGTGAACATCATGGCCAACTTCGTCGCCCCGGCGTTTGTACTGAGCAACCTGGCGCCCAGGTACCTGAACTTCCGTCGCGCCGGGCTGATCAGCGCCACCTTGGCGGTGCTGATCCTGCCGTGGAACCTCTACAACAGTCCGCTGGTGATCGTGTATTTCCTGTCCGGCCTGGGCGCACTGCTGGGGCCGTTGTATGGGGTGATCATGGTCGACTACTGGCTGATCCGCAAAAGCCAGGTGGATGTACCGCAGCTGTACAGCGAAGACGCGCAAGGGGTTTATTACTACAGCCGGGGCGTGAACCTGCGCGCAGTGGCGGCGTTCGTGCCGGCAGCGGTGATCGCCATTCTCTTGGCGTTGTTGCCCGGGTTTGCCAGCGTCTCGCCATTCTCCTGGCTGTTTGGCGCCGGTATTGCAGGGCTGCTGTACCTGCTGATCGCCAAGCGCCAGCCGTTCTACGCCGATGTCAGCGGCGAAAGCATTGCCGTCGATAACGTCAGTCATTAA
- a CDS encoding LysR family transcriptional regulator translates to MESFGSIECFVRSAEGGSFAEAARHLSLTPAAVGKSVAKLEARLGVRLFQRSTRRLTLTEAGKLFLGEVSGSLTTIQNAVANLASAEGRPVGTLKVSMGTVFGNRYVVPLLGEFMRRFPDISPDWHFDNRQVDLIGQGFDAAIGGGFELPQGVVARKLTPAHRVLVASPAYLAQRPVVSAPEELSRCHGILIRSPQTGRVRSWQLTHREREHSPLLLKPVMTMSDSEAACCASAQGLGIALVSLPMAVPFLDSGAVVRVLPDWYVDDGNISIYYAEHKLLPGKTRAFVDFVIEQFAEQQLGRRFSAVAK, encoded by the coding sequence ATGGAGAGCTTTGGCAGTATCGAATGCTTTGTGCGCAGCGCCGAGGGCGGCAGCTTCGCCGAGGCTGCGCGGCACCTCAGCCTGACGCCGGCCGCGGTTGGCAAAAGCGTGGCCAAGCTGGAAGCGCGCCTGGGTGTCAGGCTGTTCCAGCGCAGCACCCGGCGCCTGACCCTGACCGAAGCCGGCAAGCTGTTCCTGGGCGAAGTGAGCGGGAGCCTCACCACGATTCAGAACGCCGTGGCCAACCTGGCCAGCGCTGAAGGGCGGCCGGTGGGCACGCTGAAGGTGAGCATGGGCACGGTGTTTGGCAATCGCTATGTTGTGCCGTTGCTGGGGGAGTTCATGCGGCGCTTTCCGGACATCAGCCCGGACTGGCATTTCGATAACCGCCAGGTCGACTTGATCGGCCAAGGCTTTGACGCCGCCATTGGCGGTGGCTTTGAACTGCCCCAAGGCGTGGTTGCACGCAAGTTGACGCCGGCGCACCGGGTGCTGGTGGCGTCGCCGGCTTATCTGGCGCAACGCCCTGTGGTGAGTGCGCCCGAGGAGTTGTCGCGTTGCCACGGCATCCTGATCCGCTCGCCGCAGACGGGCCGGGTGCGCTCATGGCAACTGACCCACCGCGAGCGCGAGCACAGCCCGCTGCTGCTCAAGCCTGTCATGACCATGAGTGATTCCGAGGCCGCCTGCTGCGCCAGCGCCCAAGGCCTGGGCATTGCGCTGGTCAGCCTGCCGATGGCCGTGCCGTTCCTCGACAGTGGCGCGGTGGTGCGGGTGCTGCCGGATTGGTATGTGGATGACGGCAATATCTCCATCTACTACGCCGAACACAAGCTGCTGCCGGGCAAGACCCGGGCGTTTGTGGATTTTGTGATTGAGCAGTTTGCCGAGCAGCAATTGGGCCGCAGATTCAGTGCGGTCGCAAAGTAA
- a CDS encoding alpha-L-glutamate ligase-like protein encodes MFGFWKTWKALEARGIMGINRRNADYVLKYNKRSLYPIVDDKIITKERALAAGIHVPQMYGVISTEKEIDKLDEIIGGRSDFVIKPAQGAGGDGILVVADRFEGRYRTVSGKIISHEEIEHQISSILTGLYSLGGHRDRALIEYRVVPDQIFKSISYEGVPDIRIIVLMGYPVMAMLRLPTRQSGGKANLHQGAIGVGVDLATGLTLRGTWLNTIITKHPDTTNAVDGVQLPNWDGFMRLAAGCYELCGLGYIGVDMVLDQEKGPLILELNARPGLNIQIANDCGLTLRTHAVEARLEELKAAGVTETVEERVKFVQEMFGHIPPVEG; translated from the coding sequence ATGTTCGGCTTCTGGAAGACCTGGAAAGCCCTGGAGGCGCGCGGGATCATGGGCATCAATCGGCGTAACGCCGACTACGTGCTCAAGTACAACAAGCGCAGCCTGTACCCGATCGTGGATGACAAGATCATCACAAAGGAGCGGGCCCTGGCGGCCGGTATCCATGTGCCGCAAATGTACGGGGTAATCTCCACCGAGAAGGAAATCGACAAGCTCGACGAGATCATCGGCGGGCGCAGCGACTTCGTGATCAAGCCTGCCCAGGGCGCCGGGGGTGACGGCATCCTGGTGGTGGCAGACCGCTTTGAGGGGCGCTATCGCACGGTATCCGGCAAGATCATCAGCCATGAAGAAATCGAGCACCAGATTTCCAGCATCCTCACCGGCCTGTATTCCCTGGGCGGCCACCGCGACCGCGCCTTGATCGAATACCGCGTGGTACCTGACCAGATCTTCAAGAGCATCAGCTACGAAGGCGTGCCGGATATCCGCATCATTGTGCTGATGGGTTATCCGGTCATGGCGATGCTGCGCTTGCCGACTCGCCAATCCGGTGGCAAGGCCAACCTTCACCAGGGCGCCATTGGCGTGGGCGTGGACCTGGCCACCGGCCTGACCCTGCGCGGTACCTGGCTGAACACCATCATCACCAAGCACCCCGACACCACCAACGCAGTGGACGGCGTGCAACTGCCCAACTGGGACGGCTTCATGAGGCTGGCGGCCGGCTGCTATGAGCTGTGCGGCCTGGGCTATATCGGTGTGGACATGGTGCTCGACCAGGAAAAAGGCCCGCTGATCCTGGAACTGAATGCGCGCCCGGGGCTGAATATCCAGATCGCCAACGACTGCGGCCTGACCCTGCGCACCCATGCGGTGGAGGCACGGTTGGAAGAGCTGAAAGCCGCCGGCGTGACGGAAACCGTGGAAGAACGGGTGAAGTTCGTACAGGAAATGTTCGGCCATATACCGCCGGTGGAAGGCTGA
- a CDS encoding 3-oxoacyl-ACP reductase family protein — translation MTTANLTGKVALVQGGSRGIGAAIVRRLTAQGAAVAFTYVSSAAKAEALQDSVTSAGGKALAIQADSADATAIRTAVNATVEAFGRLDILVNNAGVLAIAPLEDFTLEDFDQTLAINVRSVFIATQEAAKHMGEGGRVINIGSTNAERMPFGGGGPYAMSKAALVGLTKGLARDLGPRGITINNVQPGPVDTDMNPANSEFAESLIGLMAVGRYGHVEEIASFVAYLAGPEAGYITGASLTIDGGFSA, via the coding sequence ATGACCACAGCAAATCTCACCGGTAAAGTCGCCTTGGTTCAAGGCGGTTCCCGCGGCATCGGCGCCGCCATCGTCAGGCGCCTGACCGCGCAGGGCGCTGCCGTTGCCTTTACCTACGTCAGCTCGGCCGCCAAGGCTGAAGCCTTGCAGGACAGCGTGACAAGCGCGGGCGGCAAAGCCCTGGCGATTCAAGCCGACAGCGCCGATGCCACAGCGATTCGCACAGCGGTCAACGCCACCGTCGAAGCGTTTGGGCGTCTGGACATTCTGGTGAACAACGCCGGCGTGCTGGCTATCGCCCCGCTGGAAGACTTCACGCTGGAAGACTTCGACCAGACCCTGGCGATCAACGTGCGCAGCGTGTTTATCGCCACCCAGGAAGCCGCCAAACATATGGGCGAAGGTGGCCGCGTAATCAATATCGGCAGCACCAACGCCGAGCGCATGCCGTTTGGCGGTGGCGGCCCGTATGCGATGAGCAAGGCGGCGCTGGTAGGTTTGACCAAGGGTTTGGCGCGAGACCTGGGGCCACGGGGTATCACCATCAACAACGTGCAGCCGGGGCCGGTGGACACGGATATGAACCCGGCGAACAGTGAGTTTGCCGAGAGCCTGATCGGGCTGATGGCGGTGGGCCGGTATGGCCATGTGGAGGAGATTGCCAGCTTTGTGGCCTATCTTGCAGGGCCGGAAGCGGGCTACATCACGGGTGCCAGCCTGACCATCGATGGGGGGTTCAGCGCCTGA
- a CDS encoding ATP-dependent zinc protease family protein, giving the protein MRLKPFPLLLCLMSIPSLGVAAEKTVYGLNEYAKLAGIDLEVAAKLDTGAKTASLSARDIKRFKRNGESWVRFYLAIDTAHSHPIERPLARVSKIKRRADDYDPDEDKQYTARPVIALDICMGNALRSIEVNLTDRSTFQYPLLIGSEALKRFDALIDPSLKYAAGKPACAADAHTAE; this is encoded by the coding sequence ATGAGACTCAAGCCCTTCCCCCTACTGTTATGCCTAATGTCCATACCAAGCCTTGGCGTTGCCGCCGAGAAGACGGTGTATGGCCTGAACGAATACGCCAAGCTGGCGGGCATCGACCTTGAAGTTGCGGCCAAACTCGACACCGGCGCCAAGACCGCCTCGCTGAGCGCGCGCGATATCAAACGCTTCAAGCGCAACGGCGAATCCTGGGTACGCTTCTACCTGGCCATCGATACCGCCCACTCCCACCCCATCGAACGTCCCCTGGCACGCGTCAGCAAAATCAAGCGCCGCGCCGATGATTACGACCCCGATGAAGACAAGCAGTACACCGCTCGTCCGGTGATTGCCCTGGATATCTGCATGGGCAACGCTTTGCGCAGCATCGAAGTGAACTTGACTGACCGCAGCACCTTCCAATACCCGCTGCTGATCGGCTCCGAAGCGCTCAAACGCTTTGATGCGCTGATCGATCCCAGCCTTAAATATGCAGCAGGCAAACCTGCCTGCGCCGCCGACGCTCATACCGCCGAGTAA
- a CDS encoding phosphoadenylyl-sulfate reductase: protein MNQAFDVVELATTYANKSAQDILKLAFSQFGDDLWISFSGAEDVVLVDMAWKLNKNVKVFSLDTGRLHPETYRFIEQVRDFYKIDIELISPDQSKLEPFVKEKGLFSFYRDGHGECCGIRKIEPLRRKLAGVRAWATGQRRDQSPGTRSQVAALEIDTAFSTPERTLYKFNPLAQMTSEEVWGYIRMLELPYNSLHERGFISIGCEPCTRPVLPNQHEREGRWWWEEATQKECGLHAGNIISKA, encoded by the coding sequence ATGAACCAAGCCTTCGATGTCGTTGAACTCGCCACGACCTATGCCAACAAGTCCGCCCAGGACATCCTCAAGCTGGCGTTCAGCCAGTTTGGTGACGACCTGTGGATTTCTTTCAGCGGTGCCGAGGATGTGGTGCTGGTGGACATGGCCTGGAAGCTGAACAAGAACGTCAAGGTGTTCAGCCTCGACACTGGCCGGCTGCACCCGGAAACCTATCGGTTTATCGAACAGGTGCGTGACTTCTACAAGATCGACATCGAACTGATCTCGCCGGACCAGAGCAAGCTGGAACCCTTCGTCAAGGAGAAAGGCCTGTTCAGCTTCTATAGGGACGGTCATGGCGAGTGCTGCGGCATCCGCAAGATCGAACCGTTGCGCCGCAAACTCGCAGGTGTACGTGCCTGGGCCACCGGCCAGCGCCGCGACCAGAGCCCGGGCACCCGCAGTCAGGTGGCCGCGCTGGAAATCGATACGGCGTTCTCGACCCCGGAACGTACCCTGTACAAGTTCAACCCGCTGGCGCAGATGACCAGTGAGGAAGTCTGGGGTTACATCCGCATGCTTGAGCTGCCCTATAACAGCCTGCATGAACGCGGCTTTATCAGCATCGGTTGCGAGCCCTGCACCCGCCCGGTATTGCCCAATCAGCACGAGCGTGAAGGCCGCTGGTGGTGGGAAGAAGCCACGCAGAAGGAATGCGGGCTGCATGCGGGGAATATCATCAGCAAGGCTTGA